One Solenopsis invicta isolate M01_SB chromosome 15, UNIL_Sinv_3.0, whole genome shotgun sequence genomic window, CTCGCGTGCCAATCGAGTCCGCCATCTTCGCTGAACTGCCAAATACCCTTCCTCAGGCCGGCCAACCGCTGCGCGCTGCTAGAGGCTATAGGCCGCGCTCCGCGCATCTCGTGTcattttcgcgcgcgcgcgcgacgtgtCTCGCCCTTCTTGCGTgttgcgtatatatatatatatatatatatatatatatatatatatatatatatatatatattatatatattatatatacggtTCACTCCGATTTTCTTCCGTTCTTCTTCGTCGCACGATCGGATTCCCAGTAAGCAAGAAACGTTGAAgcagagagaaacctgagagaGGCCATGCCGTCGATTTTCGTGTGACGCTTTCTCTAGGTCGTACAGTGGCGCCAATGGATCCACATTTTCAGTCGGCGGAACTATCCCAAGCAACACagttacgtttaataaatgtttaataaacgtttagccGAAACGTTTTTTTGAtgtataaaaaaacgtttattaaccGGTCGAAATGTCTCGTATAAAAACGGTATTTTACACtagtaaaaaaaacgtttaaaaaacgttaaaataaacgttgTAAAATAAACGTTGTTTAAAAAGGGTGACACcgttttggacacagcacgattggacaccaccactcacagcgcttgaccagtagaaaaactctaggtatcggCCGCTATGAGtagtggtgtccaatcgtgcggtgtccaaccgtaatatttaaaaaaatattaattttttaatgaaattttattttatttaaaataattgtttacttaattatatgttataataaaaaatcgaatataatcaaatataatcgaaaagtaaatattaaattttacagaaacAGAAGTTATACACAAGTTATTACACAAAGTTATGTATTCGCATAAATGataatcacaaaataaaacatatttttaaagtaaagactagtatataaaataaaaattaaatgtgtaatatatgtCTTTaactaataacaaaataaaaatatatatgtgtaatatatgtcttttactaataataaaataaaaatatatatgtgtaatatatgtcTTTGGGAGAAACGATTAGAAATGATGAGACATAACTCTTGTCTTGGCTTGTTTCAGCCAATCTTTAATGGCTGATTCAATTTCTTCCGTTGACGCCGAAGGAATTCCTTTTCGCACAGAATCTATAAAGAAAAACCAGTTAAATTaagagtattaaaaaaataagataaaattataaaacaaagttatttatctatattataaatttaagacaTACCAAGAAGCAAATGCTTTGATTTAAGTTCTTTAAAAGGCCTCTTTGGAGCTCTTCCTCCCCAATTAAAATTCATCGCAAACTTAGACGTTATAaggtttttcattatttttctagTGATCCCTGCAGTACCATGACCTCCAATATGACTAAATTTCAATATCTAAAAATgtacacaatattaaattaatgaagtaTCCACTGAAttcaaattagattaaaaaagtGAAACACTTACCATGATCCTATAATTTTCAGTAGTTGAAATATATTGCTCAAATTCATTAAGCTGTGTGTCATTGTCAATTGGCAGTGTTATTGGGACATTTGTTTCTTGAACTTCCAATCGTTGAGGTTTTATATAGTTTAATACTTCTTGTATATCAGGGATAATAACATTGTTTTGCACATAATCGAGTTTCCtaagttttttcaaaattaacaataGCAGTGGTTCACCTGTaatcaaaaaaagaataaaagttttatttctacttGTAAGAACGATTGTGACtatatatgatttaaaaaaatacattaaaaatagacCAATTTTTGTCAGTATATCCCAGTAAacacaaagtaataataacgtAACATTAATGCTATAATTTCTCactcaacaatataactgtAATGTAACATGCCTTGTACGTAACAGTTAATTACATTATTGAGtaggaaattataaaattaatgatatattacTGCTACTTAGTGCAATTTACTAGGATTgctataatgaaaataatatttttaccaaTAATTTCTTCGTTATCtctaataagttattaaaactatcataaattgtaaataattaattctgaattttgaatatttaatacgAGATTGATTAAGATCGattgtatcaataatttttaaggatttttaCTCATCCTCTATCactaatattgttaattatgttaaatgatctataataaattacatttaattgcaaatacttttataaagtattaatgCACATTCAGCATGTGTTCCgttgcaaatttttcaaatgtaatattgaaaaaaatttctaaatcatGAAATTAGAGCTATTTctattcttttaacttttatacttttttcgtttatatattttagtttaaaagttaatggctaatatatttatatagatagaattatagatttaatttaaaactgtcTTAAGTGATATTTTAATGCTAATACAGTTCTATAGTTGGTTTATGACACAtcttaagattatatatatatatatatatatatatatatatatatatatatatatgtatatttaaaataatctgaaataaaaaaatagactaTTATACAAAAACCGTCTAATGATCAAAAGTGCATTCTAAACTTATAATTAtggttaaatataattatttattaaatattttaattttataaaaaaaactaaccTGCATTTTTGTTATTGTTCATGGAACTAGTAGTAGGCATAATAAATGAactgaaattttcattttccataaaatttcttCCACATGATTCCTCTTGAAAGTTAGAATTTAAAGTTGAGTCTTCCCTATTTGAAGTAGATTTATCAAATGAGGTAATTTTAGGAGATTTTATTTCacttctatttttgttttgcttTGAGTTCTTTGAAACAAAGCTGTCTTCACTTGAAGAATAAATCTCCGACATTCTTCTTTTATCTCTATATCCATTATTACCGTTATCATTATTATCGTCATTCATAGAAGTAGTAGCTATAATAGAGGAACTCGAACTTTCACGTGGTAACTCTGCTAGAGAGTTTACAAAGTTTTCCTTATCTAAAGTACATTTATCAAATCTTATTGTAGGTGGGGaccttattttacttttatttttgttttgtttttgtttctttaaaataacacTTTCTTCACTCGAAGACCAAGTTTtcgatattctttttcttttacgtcTACATTCATTATCTTCTTCCGAATCCAAATGAGATGTATATACAGCTTTTGATAAGTGAGAGCGAGCTTCTTGATATGTATCTGCAATTAAGCAAAGTTTATCATGTGATATAttgtgtttctatttttatattttaaataagatcctggttttgtttttttagttaGAGCCAGAGATATCTGTAGGCATCTGTGAATTCAATATAAACCGATAAATATAGAAGTAAATAGCAATGCTTACGTTCAAACGAAACAGATCAGTGAATACTCACAATCAgtgattctttttattatgatttgtttCTACACTTATAATTAGATTTAATGATTCTTCACTTAAAGGCAACAACCAATCATATAAAAGAATCACTGAACGCTTACTGATCTCTATCTTCTGAACATGGGCAATATCGATCATGAAATTGtattattcttgaaatttttcagtttattcttaattacattcgagtcaaataaaaaaaagtgtgttTATTTAGCAAGAAATCCTTTCATTATCCAAacattattgtcatttattacTTTTGTCTATTTATCGTTAGCAATATAAAGTCTGCCTTTcagatttaattcttttaatttgttacatataaatatatttccaagttaaaagattttatatgatttcaaataagttaaattaataaaataattaataaaatttgttacacAAATGTACTCactatatttatgtaatattctgGTATCATACTCGTCCCACTTCTATGGATCAGGAATTTCGCTTGATAAAATAGCTTTTTTAATTCGGTCGGTGCCTTTGTAATAAGGCCAAAAACACTTAGTACCTTGTTTATTAACCCATTTTGTTGGTACAACTTCCGTCTCTgcagttttaataaattcagcCACACAATACatatttctaaaagaaatactattataatcatacaaatatatataaaaacgattataTTAAATccacattaaatgttttattaattaaatgtaaaaaataattacttttgatatttttcttaaaatttaataaataaaacttaattaaagcAAGTTGATCACTTAATtccaatattttaaactttctttatattaataatattaagaattcaTAATAAACACCGctagtgaaaattttatacgcAACTTATTATTGCTCAACATATATTTAATGCTCaactaaacaattttatacatttttagataataattcGATTACAGATATAAAACAaaagtaattatgtataaatccaaaaaatctaattttaaaaactttatttattatcaagatgtaataatggaaatataatatatgtatcaaTTTCAGATTGATTATCTGGTAAAGCAACTAATTTTCTTTTCacgttttttaaatcatatgtATGAAGTGTTGGGTTTAAATTAGAAACTTTAAAAGTATGAAGGATAGATGAATTACATGGATAGTTGTAAAAGTCTTTTATCTCTTTATATTCATTGACAACTACATAATGCTTCGTATGGACttcatcaaataaaatatttttaactatagcAATAGTCCCGTTATCTAGTTCTATATGACTGTTATTGTCTGATATTGATAAAGTATACGAGGGTGTGATTATTTTACGAAATTGTTTTGTATATCTATATTCTCTTGGTATAGGACCGTTAATGTGAGAATGTACCATCCGCACACTATCTTCTTTAATAGATAATTTAAGCATATTCAACTCATTAATGCGTAAACAAATTTGTTGATGAGGATTAGATGGACctcgaatcaatttttttaatttgcccaaaaaattttcaaagggAAAACTAGAATAATCCCATAACAAACCAAACTTTCTAATATCATCACAAATATGAATgagattatgaaaattataaactagAATTTGATTTCCATAAATATGTTCAGCatgcaagataaaattttttaaaagttcttcAGCATAATCTATATATCTAACGAGTTCAGcactagataaaataaatactgcaCAATGTAAAAGCATAAAATGCTTATAAATTGCATTATctaaaatgtcttttaaaacTACAGGTCcaacatataaaagaaaaagccTATATTCAGTGGCCTTCCATCTGCTTAATTCTGTTAAAGATCTTGTTTTTCTTGCAAAATCATTCGGAATAAATGGTCTTAAGAACAACATTTTTCTCGTAAAGTTCTGAATTGAATGAAAGGAAAGTTTATAAGGTGGTTTTCCATTGACAACCCAGCGAAACAATAAAGTTTTCATTACTCCTAGACACAAAAGATGCATAGCATCCAAAGGAAATTGAGTTACTGCACCAATATTGTAATTTACTAAAGGAGAAATGCCTTTATGATGATCTTCATCAATTTGATTATAGAATGATTGATCAGTTCTTcgtaaagcaaaaat contains:
- the LOC120359664 gene encoding uncharacterized protein LOC120359664 isoform X1, which produces MRIRSFTYMRIDRPRSARGFAFRLNLIFFSCPFINFYCVVFVTPYPTRVDKIFLCNSCSTGIDTVQLIPVQFGTGKPKPLDLYLHEFLCELNVLSTNGFFYNGQQIKIKLNAFICDAPARAYLKCCTSHNGKYGCEKCSVEGVSISHRMIYKNIFALRRTDQSFYNQIDEDHHKGISPLVNYNIGAVTQFPLDAMHLLCLGVMKTLLFRWVVNGKPPYKLSFHSIQNFTRKMLFLRPFIPNDFARKTRSLTELSRWKATEYRLFLLYVGPVVLKDILDNAIYKHFMLLHCAVFILSSAELVRYIDYAEELLKNFILHAEHIYGNQILVYNFHNLIHICDDIRKFGLLWDYSSFPFENFLGKLKKLIRGPSNPHQQICLRINELNMLKLSIKEDSVRMVHSHINGPIPREYRYTKQFRKIITPSYTLSISDNNSHIELDNGTIAIVKNILFDEVHTKHYVVVNEYKEIKDFYNYPCNSSILHTFKVSNLNPTLHTYDLKNVKRKLVALPDNQSEIDTYIIFPLLHLDNK
- the LOC120359664 gene encoding uncharacterized protein LOC120359664 isoform X2, encoding MNDDNNDNGNNGYRDKRRMSEIYSSSEDSFVSKNSKQNKNRSEIKSPKITSFDKSTSNREDSTLNSNFQEESCGRNFMENENFSSFIMPTTSSMNNNKNAGEPLLLLILKKLRKLDYVQNNVIIPDIQEVLNYIKPQRLEVQETNVPITLPIDNDTQLNEFEQYISTTENYRIMILKFSHIGGHGTAGITRKIMKNLITSKFAMNFNWGGRAPKRPFKELKSKHLLLDSVRKGIPSASTEEIESAIKDWLKQAKTRVMSHHF